The following are from one region of the Nicotiana tomentosiformis chromosome 7, ASM39032v3, whole genome shotgun sequence genome:
- the LOC138896082 gene encoding uncharacterized protein — translation MVRDCPRLKRGAPLQIAQAPRIPQGPHGLQAMVAALVASPPALPARGGGQAGRGRPRWEGQTRFYAFFGRTEAIATDAVITSIVSVYRRDASVLFDPGSTYSYVSSYFARYLDISHDSLRALVYMSTPVGHSITADHAYQSYLFVIGGYETRVDILLLRMVDFDIILGMD, via the coding sequence atggtgagggactgtcctagactcaagaggggtgcacctctgcAGATTGCACAGGCTCCACGGATTCCACAGGGTCCACATGGTTTACAAGCCATGGTTGCTGCTCTAGTTGCCTCTCCACCTGCTctaccagctaggggtggaggtcaggcaggtagaggtcgccctagatggGAAGGCCAGACTCGTTTCTATGCTTTTTTCGGCAGGACGGAGGCGATTGCTACGGATGctgtcatcacaagtattgtttcggtCTATCGTAGGGATGcttcagtcttatttgatccaggttccacttattcatatgtgtcatcttactttgctcggtatttggatatatctcatgattctttgagagCTCTTGTATAtatgtccacacctgtgggacaTTCTATTACTGCAGACCATGCTTATCAGTCGTATTTATTCGTTATtggtggttatgagaccagagttgatatattgttgcttcgtatggtagactttgacataatcttgggcatggattag
- the LOC138896079 gene encoding uncharacterized protein, producing the protein MWEDSHEEGSPPVRWSEFADAFFDHLLPAETKATRGAEFENLKQGSMSVWGCHMTFVRLSKYAIYMLPTMEDRVRRFVQGLSPLVINEAATAALNSDMNYGNMVAFSQSTKTRKLKNRMERESSNKSPSVGNSSGTTNGGGRTTFRGVLSGSSQYFAQSSVSTPPSGPNQQQGNHFRPSQGNRGSCQ; encoded by the coding sequence ATGTGGGAGGACTCTcatgaggagggaagccctccggtgagatggagtgagtttgccgatgctttTTTTGATCATTTATTGCCTGCAGAGACTAAGGCAACCCGTGGcgctgagtttgagaacctaaaacaaggtagcatgagtgtgtggggGTGTCATATGACATTTGTCCGCCTATCCAAATATGCCATCTACATGTTACCTACTATGGAGgatagagtgcgccggtttgtccagggccttagccccttggttattaatgaggctgctacagctgccttgaattctgatatgaactatggtaatatggtggcattttctcaatcGACAAAGACCCGCAagctgaagaatagaatggagcgagagaGTAGTAACAAGTCCCCGTCAGTGGGCAACTCCAGTGGTACTACTAATGGTGGTGGTAGGACAACTTTTAGGGGAGTATTATCAGGGTCGTCCCAGtattttgctcagtcttcagtcagTACACCACCATCGGGGCCCAATCAGCAGCAGGGGAACCATTTTAGGCCCAGTCAAGGCAATAGGGGATCTTGCCAGTAG
- the LOC138896081 gene encoding uncharacterized protein: MASYEAQYERQCCSLVGWFEPGEAMLLYTDLVRDALEKVKLIQDRLCMTQSRQKSYADRRAHDVALIVGESVLLWVSPMKGVTRFGRKGKLSPRYIGPFEVLERVGEVAYKLALAPNLSVVHPVFHVSMPRKDYGDLSHVLDFSLVQLDKNLTYVEEPVANLDGQVRKLRSKNNTLVNVQWRGNPVEEVTRETENDMQSRYPHLFVTSSTSLCTFEDGYLF; this comes from the coding sequence atggcttCTTATGAGGCCCAATATGAGAGGCAGTGTtgttctctagttggttggtttgagccgggagaggccaTGTTGTTGTAcactgatttggttcgggatgccttggagaaagtcaagttgattcaggatcgactttgtatgacacagtctagacagaagagttacgctgatCGGAGGGCTCATGATGTAGCACTTATTGTTGGAGAGAGTGTTTTGCtgtgggtttcacccatgaagggtgtgacgaggttcgggaggaagggcaagttgagccctaggtatattggcccttttgaggtccttgagagagttggtgaagtggcctacaagcttgcattggcACCCAACTTATCGgtagttcacccggtattccatgtttctatgcccCGAAAGGattatggtgatctgtcccatgtattagatttcagcttagtccaattggacaagaatttgacttatgttgaggagccggtggccaatTTGGAcgggcaagtccgaaagttgaggtcaaagaacaatACTTTAGTGAATGTTCAATGGAGGGGTaatccagtcgaggaggtgactcgGGAGACCGAGAACGACATGCAGAgtcgttatcctcacctttttgtcACTTCAAGCACGTCTCTATGCACATTCGAGGACGgatatttgttttaa
- the LOC138896080 gene encoding uncharacterized protein → MTDFEVILGMDWLSLYHVILDCYAKTVTLAMLEFPRLEWKDTFVSTSSRVISFLKARHMVEKGCLTYLAYVQDTTTETPVIDSVPVVWEFSDVFPSDFPGMPPDRDIDFCIDLAPGTQPISIPPYRMAPKELKE, encoded by the coding sequence atgaccgactttgaggtcatcttaggcatggattggttgtctctataTCACGTCATCCTTGATTgctatgccaagactgttaccttggcgatgctagagtttcctagattggagtggaaggatACGtttgtcagtacatctagtcgggttatctcttttctgaaggctcgacacatggtcgagaagggttgtttgactTATTTAGCTTATGTTcaggatactactacagagactccggtgattgattcagtgcccgtagtctgggagttctccgatgtctTCCCTTCTGattttccaggcatgccaccagatcgtgacattgatttttgtattgatttggctccaggtacccagcctatctctattccaccgtaccgtatggctccaaaggagttgaaggaatag